A single Ziziphus jujuba cultivar Dongzao chromosome 11, ASM3175591v1 DNA region contains:
- the LOC107433215 gene encoding protein FAR1-RELATED SEQUENCE 11 isoform X2 produces the protein MSEGTSLIIESSENGTDLSQDDIGTMEETPEDTILSRQTSVNLVPFIGQRFVSQEAAYEYYCTFAKQFGFSIRRNRTRGKDGVGRGVTRRDFTCHRGGYPQMKLSEDGKMQRNRKSSRCGCQAYMRIVKRTHFDVPEWRITGFSNIHNHELLKSNEVCLLPAYSTLSPDDKSRICMFAKAGMSARQMLRLMELEKGVRLGCLPFTEVDIRNLLQSFRNIDRDNDAIDLIAMCKKMKDENSNFKYDFKIDGHNRLQYISWSYASSVQLYEAFGDAVIFDTSHCLDAYDMLVGVWLGVDNHGMTCFFGCVLLREENMQSFSWALKTFLGFMKGKAPQTILTDHNMWLKEAIATEMAQTKHAFCILHIIAKFSDWFSVLLGSRYDEWKAEFHRLYNLDSVEDFEQEWKEMANNYGLNTNKHIISLYTLRTFWALAFLKHYFFAGMMHTSQTNSLADIVEFKDRAGAKQRMQQKGQRFCLKTGSPIESHASSVLTPYAFGKLQEELILAPQYASILVDEDCFQVRHHTQMDGAWKVIWHPCQEHISCSCHLFEFSGILCRHVLRVLSTNNCFRIPDQYLPLRWRGLSSSSTNAFQPMPIREHSRKVQFLESLSSALVAESVQSEEHLDAACEQVSMVVSHIKDLPKAVHGANDIPNDISYNRPSDSLILQEVEDADGIVNFSIGNPHESITLGKLKEKRLGVGDDTSKKRRHCSGLCCGHCGQYGYDASECHIMGGDNLNGEALGYL, from the exons ATGTCTGAGGGAACGAGTCTAATTATCGAATCTTCGGAGAATGGCACTGATTTGTCCCAAGATGATATTGGCACAATGGAGGAAACACCTGAGGACACAATTTTGTCAAGACAGACTTCTGTAAACCTTGTACCCTTTATTGGCCAGAGATTTGTCTCTCAAGAAGCTGCATATGAATATTATTGCACTTTCGCAAAGCAGTTTGGGTTTTCAATCAGACGTAATCGTACTCGAGGTAAAGATGGGGTTGGCCGAGGAGTTACAAGAAGGGATTTTACTTGCCATCGAGGTGGATATCCACAGATGAAGCTATCTGAAGATGGGAAGATGCAGAGGAACCGCAAATCATCACGATGTGGATGTCAAGCTTATATGAGGATTGTTAAGAGGACACATTTCGATGTCCCCGAATGGCGTATTACAGGCTTTAGCAACATCCATAACCATGAATTGTTGAAATCAAATGAAGTGTGTCTCCTTCCAGCCTACTCTACCTTGTCTCCCGATGATAAGAGCCGGATTTGCATGTTTGCTAAAGCTGGAATGTCTGCGAGACAAATGTTAAGATTGATGGAACTAGAGAAAGGTGTTAGGCTAGGTTGCTTGCCTTTTACAGAAGTTGATATCAGAAACTTACTACAATCTTTTAGAAATATTGATAGGGACAATGATGCTATTGATCTCATTGCAATgtgcaaaaaaatgaaagatgagAACAGTAATTTCAAGTATGACTTTAAAATAGATGGCCATAATAGGCTGCAATACATTTCATGGTCTTATGCTTCATCTGTTCAATTGTATGAAGCATTTGGAGATGCAGTGATTTTTGACACGAGTCACTGTCTGGATGCCTATGATATGTTGGTGGGCGTTTGGCTTGGAGTAGACAATCACGGAATGACATGTTTCTTCGGTTGTGTGCTTCTAAGGGAGGAAAATATGCAGTCATTTTCTTGGGCACTGAAG ACATTTTTGGGCTTCATGAAAGGAAAGGCTCCACAGACAATACTAACTGACCACAACATGTGGCTTAAGGAGGCAATTGCTACTGAAATGGCTCAGACAAAACATGCCTTTTGCATATTGCACATCATTGCGAAGTTCTCAGATTGGTTTTCTGTACTGCTGGGCTCGCGTTATGATGAGTGGAAAGCTGAGTTTCATCGGCTTTATAATCTGGATtcggttgaagattttgaacaAGAGTGGAAAGAAATGGCTAATAATTATGGACTTAATACAAATAAGCATATTATCAGCTTATACACGTTACGAACATTTTGGGCTCTAGCATTCTTGAAGCATTACTTCTTTGCAGGAATGATGCATACATCTCAGACAAACTCA CTGGCTGATATTGTAGAGTTTAAGGATCGAGCTGGAGCAAAGCAAAGAATGCAACAAAAAGGGCAGAGATTCTGCCTTAAAACAGGTTCACCAATTGAATCACATGCTTCCTCTGTTCTTACTCCTTATGCCTTCGGTAAGCTCCAAGAGGAGCTCATTCTGGCTCCGCAATATGCATCTATTCTGGTAGATGAAGATTGTTTCCAGGTTAGACACCATACTCAGATGGATGGAGCCTGGAAAGTGATTTGGCATCCTTGTCAGGAACACATCAGCTGTAGTTGCCATCTGTTTGAGTTCTCGGGCATCCTCTGTCGACATGTTCTTCGTGTCCTCTCAACCAATAACTGTTTTCGCATTCCTGACCAATATCTACCACTCCGTTGGAGGGGTTTGAGTTCATCTTCCACTAATGCATTTCAGCCTATGCCTATAAGAGAGCATTCAAGAAAGGTTCAGTTTTTAGAGTCTCTGTCTTCTGCACTTGTCGCGGAATCAGTTCAATCGGAGGAGCATCTTGATGCTGCTTGTGAGCAAGTTTCCATGGTGGTATCACATATTAAAGACCTTCCTAAGGCAGTGCATGGTGCAAATGATATTCCAAACGACATATCATATAATCGCCCATCTGACTCATTGATTCTACAAGAAGTGGAAGATGCAGATGGaattgttaatttttcaattgGAAATCCTCATGAATCCATCACTCTAggaaagcttaaagaaaaaagattagGAGTTGGAGACGATACTAGTAAGAAGCGAAGGCATTGTTCAGGGCTTTGTTGTGGTCACTGTGGCCAGTATGGATATGATGCATCCGAATGTCATATAATGGGAGGTGATAACTTGAATGGGGAAGCCCTAGGGTACTTGTAG
- the LOC107433215 gene encoding protein FAR1-RELATED SEQUENCE 11 isoform X1: MSEGTSLIIESSENGTDLSQDDIGTMEETPEDTILSRQTSVNLVPFIGQRFVSQEAAYEYYCTFAKQFGFSIRRNRTRGKDGVGRGVTRRDFTCHRGGYPQMKLSEDGKMQRNRKSSRCGCQAYMRIVKRTHFDVPEWRITGFSNIHNHELLKSNEVCLLPAYSTLSPDDKSRICMFAKAGMSARQMLRLMELEKGVRLGCLPFTEVDIRNLLQSFRNIDRDNDAIDLIAMCKKMKDENSNFKYDFKIDGHNRLQYISWSYASSVQLYEAFGDAVIFDTSHCLDAYDMLVGVWLGVDNHGMTCFFGCVLLREENMQSFSWALKTFLGFMKGKAPQTILTDHNMWLKEAIATEMAQTKHAFCILHIIAKFSDWFSVLLGSRYDEWKAEFHRLYNLDSVEDFEQEWKEMANNYGLNTNKHIISLYTLRTFWALAFLKHYFFAGMMHTSQTNSVNAFIQRFLSAQSQLDRFVEQLADIVEFKDRAGAKQRMQQKGQRFCLKTGSPIESHASSVLTPYAFGKLQEELILAPQYASILVDEDCFQVRHHTQMDGAWKVIWHPCQEHISCSCHLFEFSGILCRHVLRVLSTNNCFRIPDQYLPLRWRGLSSSSTNAFQPMPIREHSRKVQFLESLSSALVAESVQSEEHLDAACEQVSMVVSHIKDLPKAVHGANDIPNDISYNRPSDSLILQEVEDADGIVNFSIGNPHESITLGKLKEKRLGVGDDTSKKRRHCSGLCCGHCGQYGYDASECHIMGGDNLNGEALGYL; encoded by the exons ATGTCTGAGGGAACGAGTCTAATTATCGAATCTTCGGAGAATGGCACTGATTTGTCCCAAGATGATATTGGCACAATGGAGGAAACACCTGAGGACACAATTTTGTCAAGACAGACTTCTGTAAACCTTGTACCCTTTATTGGCCAGAGATTTGTCTCTCAAGAAGCTGCATATGAATATTATTGCACTTTCGCAAAGCAGTTTGGGTTTTCAATCAGACGTAATCGTACTCGAGGTAAAGATGGGGTTGGCCGAGGAGTTACAAGAAGGGATTTTACTTGCCATCGAGGTGGATATCCACAGATGAAGCTATCTGAAGATGGGAAGATGCAGAGGAACCGCAAATCATCACGATGTGGATGTCAAGCTTATATGAGGATTGTTAAGAGGACACATTTCGATGTCCCCGAATGGCGTATTACAGGCTTTAGCAACATCCATAACCATGAATTGTTGAAATCAAATGAAGTGTGTCTCCTTCCAGCCTACTCTACCTTGTCTCCCGATGATAAGAGCCGGATTTGCATGTTTGCTAAAGCTGGAATGTCTGCGAGACAAATGTTAAGATTGATGGAACTAGAGAAAGGTGTTAGGCTAGGTTGCTTGCCTTTTACAGAAGTTGATATCAGAAACTTACTACAATCTTTTAGAAATATTGATAGGGACAATGATGCTATTGATCTCATTGCAATgtgcaaaaaaatgaaagatgagAACAGTAATTTCAAGTATGACTTTAAAATAGATGGCCATAATAGGCTGCAATACATTTCATGGTCTTATGCTTCATCTGTTCAATTGTATGAAGCATTTGGAGATGCAGTGATTTTTGACACGAGTCACTGTCTGGATGCCTATGATATGTTGGTGGGCGTTTGGCTTGGAGTAGACAATCACGGAATGACATGTTTCTTCGGTTGTGTGCTTCTAAGGGAGGAAAATATGCAGTCATTTTCTTGGGCACTGAAG ACATTTTTGGGCTTCATGAAAGGAAAGGCTCCACAGACAATACTAACTGACCACAACATGTGGCTTAAGGAGGCAATTGCTACTGAAATGGCTCAGACAAAACATGCCTTTTGCATATTGCACATCATTGCGAAGTTCTCAGATTGGTTTTCTGTACTGCTGGGCTCGCGTTATGATGAGTGGAAAGCTGAGTTTCATCGGCTTTATAATCTGGATtcggttgaagattttgaacaAGAGTGGAAAGAAATGGCTAATAATTATGGACTTAATACAAATAAGCATATTATCAGCTTATACACGTTACGAACATTTTGGGCTCTAGCATTCTTGAAGCATTACTTCTTTGCAGGAATGATGCATACATCTCAGACAAACTCAGTTAATGCTTTTATCCAACGGTTTCTGAGTGCACAGTCTCAGCTAGATCGTTTTGTAGAGCAA CTGGCTGATATTGTAGAGTTTAAGGATCGAGCTGGAGCAAAGCAAAGAATGCAACAAAAAGGGCAGAGATTCTGCCTTAAAACAGGTTCACCAATTGAATCACATGCTTCCTCTGTTCTTACTCCTTATGCCTTCGGTAAGCTCCAAGAGGAGCTCATTCTGGCTCCGCAATATGCATCTATTCTGGTAGATGAAGATTGTTTCCAGGTTAGACACCATACTCAGATGGATGGAGCCTGGAAAGTGATTTGGCATCCTTGTCAGGAACACATCAGCTGTAGTTGCCATCTGTTTGAGTTCTCGGGCATCCTCTGTCGACATGTTCTTCGTGTCCTCTCAACCAATAACTGTTTTCGCATTCCTGACCAATATCTACCACTCCGTTGGAGGGGTTTGAGTTCATCTTCCACTAATGCATTTCAGCCTATGCCTATAAGAGAGCATTCAAGAAAGGTTCAGTTTTTAGAGTCTCTGTCTTCTGCACTTGTCGCGGAATCAGTTCAATCGGAGGAGCATCTTGATGCTGCTTGTGAGCAAGTTTCCATGGTGGTATCACATATTAAAGACCTTCCTAAGGCAGTGCATGGTGCAAATGATATTCCAAACGACATATCATATAATCGCCCATCTGACTCATTGATTCTACAAGAAGTGGAAGATGCAGATGGaattgttaatttttcaattgGAAATCCTCATGAATCCATCACTCTAggaaagcttaaagaaaaaagattagGAGTTGGAGACGATACTAGTAAGAAGCGAAGGCATTGTTCAGGGCTTTGTTGTGGTCACTGTGGCCAGTATGGATATGATGCATCCGAATGTCATATAATGGGAGGTGATAACTTGAATGGGGAAGCCCTAGGGTACTTGTAG
- the LOC107433234 gene encoding uncharacterized protein LOC107433234, whose product MPKTMAVTHADLEPKRSSTNLGSKIGAFLIVLTILCGLFCFILCLIAEATRSELTWVGASDHKGNGRKSECVYSGSGKTPLLCAASAFMGLAIVMVVEHTYMLIAVSKSPPSALLSWDPDSASARSLAFQAGFFFVSTWICFSVGEILLLIGLSVESGHLKNWSRPRQSCLIIREGLFSAAGVFALASVFLAAGLYLTTLRAEKLSQDQENVRREVLEASALYASPPTSPIITTMARENPLFRENNQIENPSFVFPLAYSKDPNLV is encoded by the exons ATGCCAAAAACAATGGCAGTCACACATGCTGATCTTGAGCCAAAACGTTCAAGCACCAATTTGGGTAGCAAAATTGGTGCTTTTCTCATTGTCTTGACCATTCTCTGTGGTCTGTTTTGCTTCATTCTCTGCCTAATAGCAGAAGCCACTCGTTCTGAg TTGACATGGGTTGGAGCTAGTGATCATAAAGGGAATGGAAGAAAATCTGAGTGTGTATACAGTGGAAGCGGGAAGACACCGCTATTGTGTGCTGCAAGTGCATTCATGGGACTAGCAATTGTCATGGTGGTGGAACATACTTACATGTTGATTGCAGTTAGTAAATCTCCTCCTTCAGCTTTGCTTTCATGGGACCCTGATTCTGCTTCTGCAAGATCTTTGGCATTTCAAGctggttttttctttgtttcaacTTG GATTTGTTTCTCTGTTGgggaaattttattgttgattgGACTGAGCGTGGAGTCGGGGCATCTGAAGAATTGGTCTAGACCAAGACAAAGTTGCCTAATTATCAGAGAAGGTTTATTCTCTGCAGCTGGGGTGTTTGCTTTGGCTTCGGTTTTCCTTGCTGCTGGATTATACTTGACAACATTGCGTGCAGAGAAACTGTCCCAAGACCAAGAAAATGTGAGGAGAGAGGTTCTCGAAGCTTCTGCCCTCTATGCATCTCCACCAACATCACCGATTATCACTACCATGGCTAGAGAGAACCCTTTGTTCAGAGAGAATAATCAGATTGAGAACCCTTCTTTTGTGTTTCCATTGGCTTATAGCAAAGACCCAAATTTAGTTtaa